The nucleotide window GACTGCATGGATCAAGATTGCTTATGTCTTATGttaattaagaaatacaataattttgttgaaattgtatacaaatattatataattgtactaAGCTTTAAaggaattaaaaacaataattcgaAAATACaatacacttttttataattcaggCACAACATTTGTATAAAAGTGTAAAGtgttctacatatatttatacctgTATGGTACCACTTATGTCACCGGGATCACATGTTGTCAAAGAACCAAATAACACGAGAAGTTCTCTAGATGCATGGCCGGGAAGAGGTCTTAATGTCCTACCAGCAACTTCCAGAGTATTTTGTAATGATGGCTCACCTGTTAAAGCTAAATTAGATAACCTGCAAGTTGATTTAAAGAATGAATAATccattattataacaaaaaaaactcagTATATATCAATgcgagatttatttttaaatgatttaagatTTTGTATTATAGTACAAACTGTGTTCATACATACCCTTGAACAGCTTTAATGTGTTTTCTAACATTTCCTGATAATTCTGTAATTTTTTCAGCCCTTTTGTTTTTCAATGCTATAATACCAAGTTGACTTAATGGATTCTGATCAAAGAATTCTTCTACAAAATTTTCTAAcaactgaaatattatataaatgtcgtATATACAAGTTTAGATGGGTACAATTGTAGTTTAACATAATAAAGTATGTATAGATTTTTcaacctttaaatttaattaaatctcttacatattatacaagttatgtataaaacaattattatttttagactaTAGAAAATTAACTTACTTTAAGAGTACACAAAAACCTAGTGGGTTTTAGATCCTGTGAATTCATTGCCTCTGAACAATCAATTGCTACAAGTAAATGGCGCATCATGCCAAGTCTAACAGGACCGCGACGTGGAGTCGCTGCTTTTCGAGCCGCTTTTTGTGCAAACTCCGCCACCAAACCCTCGACCAAACCGTCTTCATCTTCTTTAATAGCCTccctaaatttaaaaagaacatACTTAAAAATGAACTATTTTTAGGCCTTTAATATGTTTGGTCGAGTTATcagctaaatataaataaaacaacaatattaaaaatagttctcCATTCAATGAGAACGAATGTTAAATCTTACCAAGTTTTTTCATAGCCCGTTTCCCATCGATATTCTTTTGGGTCTTGTTCATCATCTGCcatggtatttattttattcaaataagatatttaaaaagaataagcCTTAATGAAAACACCGGGTATTGATTAACTGGTTATGAGTTGTAATATATAAGCAGCAGAGTTTTTAAtagattgatattaaatttaatttaaattttttggcaATTTATATTAGacacacaaacataaaaaacattttgtgataaaacgaaaattattactattactaactataaatagtaattgtttttgacattgacaagagacaagaaaaaacaatttatctttTTGTCAAATTTGTTAGAAATTACAAAATGTCAATATAATGTTGCCCGTAACACATTTCTGATTGTCGTCAGCCGATAAAATAAAGGCGTTAACTCTGATCTCAAGCAGTTTTGTTGTCGCTGCCTGCATAAGTAAGTAATAGTAGTTTTTCACTTCAATgaacatataataaatgatagaAAACTAAAATGTAGAGAGAGGAAACGGAGtttcattaagattttttatattttaagggtTGTACTTATGCTACAGCtgtgttgcagaactatcgatagtttgactatcgataatGTTGTTGCTATgatttttgaagcgggcaacattaaaaaaagaaaacatttgcgGGAAAGTTAAGCTCAATTCTGGATACACTGGAACCGGAAACATTGTTAAaacattatcttacattacAGTATTGTTTTACATTCACTGCTGaacttaaccaataaagaaaaacgttattaattaatttggagaGTGATACCTACAACTCATATAAATACGCTGTACAAATAACAAtcagaaattaattaacaaataactttcttttacaATAGTTGACCTcaaaaactattcaggatatcgatagtactattgatagctctccgtgagcaatactattaaTTACCattgatagtatcgatagttttggactatcgatagtctttGAATGAATTTTGAGAAAAGGATAATGACGAAGTCAAAGCTTTCCTTAATGTTTTTTGAATCGAGGACCTGATTTATcattgaatattgttatttctttgAAGTGCGTCTTTGGACATCGATGGTcgtatgtaattatgtaaattttacactTCTACAAGAAAACACACTATTTTTAAACTAGAGATTTATGCAAAAAACATTAATGTGTAccctacattaatatttttttcataaatccaAGAAAGAgttctaaatttattaattctcttTACTGgcgcaaatttaattaaaattattaaaatataatatcgttaGCTGGcctactaaataatttatcttgagAAAGTATTACTTTCGAAAAATTATTGgatatcgatagttaaggttaAAAGTAAcggtttttgcaatactatcgatagtatcaatagtattgctcataggcagctatcgatactatcgctaaaactttaactatcgatagactgtcgatcgatatgcaacacttaTCTGCAGGCTACAGCCTATAAGTACAaagtactattttaattttatagtatgtgTTCGATGAATCGAAACACATAAAAGATCGTATGTAGAACCagaacaataaacatatttgttttagatgTGGTGAAAACGGTTACCCATCAACATCAAATCGATATCAAATAATCTGATATTCCGATCTCATCAGATTTTAGATGTGTTTCGATACGTCAAACTCATGCCTATTATTTTATCCTCAGTGCCAAGAGTATTTACTCATTACGTTCTACTGAACCTGAGTCTTCAAATGTCATGcgaatgcaaaaaaatatttatatatatttatatattttacgtattataaaacaacTGACAAACAAGTGCTGGTTTCATCAAATACACtaggataaatataaattgtataacaaaacatataGCACAGTAAAGTTATTAATCTAcgaatatgaatatagatatcaATAAAAGtcttaatcaatttattcattgtttattaaatctaacgtaaagatacaaaaatagtttaaaattaaatgtagattCTTTTGCAAGAgatgatacatacatattacaagTTTACAAAGCAAACTTCAtaagaattttaatgatttacagCAATGTTAATACCGGCATACATGCTTACaatttacttattgaataatGTTCATAGTATGTCAGAGTTCAAATGATATTTCcctgaataaattaaaacacttaaaaattactaataatgcTAGATTGTTTTCAGCGAGCAGTACTTACAAATGgttttcaaaacatttacacaaatgtttatatttattttatatatttattacatattgttaaaatatttactgaatacTTTGATATAACAGTAATTACTTTAACACTACTTATAACTAATTTCCTCCAAAAACCAGCTTTGTAGCAgacaattgaattttttattcttgtatataattaaacttgccAATGAGACTGCATTTCTATGATATACAGGAATGTTACTAGGTTCCTGCTACCTAGATGGTCTCTCCAAACCACTGCTGTAAGGAATGTGTTTTCTTCACTCCGTAGCAGCCATAGCGCGGGCCTGTGCTCTAACTCTCTTGTCATACTCTAGTCgattttgactataaataaagaaaattttgattattttattttaaaaaattgttttcaataaaccAAAGTTTATATCACTACAATAAACTTCAAAAAAACTTATGTCTATATAACTCATGTTTTctaaacacaattattataaattaaaaaatacaaggtAGTCTACTGCAACAGAGACAATTATTATGACTTTGATCTAATTTACTCTATATAATCAGTAAAGATCTTGATAATctgtgatataataataaatatatgtataataatgaataataaatttaaaaaaaaagtgtttatatttattttatatatttattacatattgttaaaatatttactgaatactttaatataacagTAATTACTTTAACACTACTTGTAACTAATTTCCTCAAAACAAAGCTGTAATCAGAACTTTGGAAGTGATATCACAGTTGATATTAGTAGTATAGTTTTGTTTGCTTTATTTGGAGTTGCTCAAGTCACAAgacataatatagtaaaatttacaaatctGCAAACACTGAGCTAAATATGTAGCAGAAGTTTAGGATTAGGTGTAgtgtataaatttttttttttataaaattttacctaaaaaaatctttgcttattttttaaatataatatttctagcttggtataaacaaaaaataaactgaattgATTCCAATTGAtggattaatttttatacaggacatatatattaagtttttctaaattataaaatatttataaatacaaaccaaTAGATTGTATAAGCTTCTGCCTGAGCGGGGTCTTTCACATTGGGTTCATTAAGCAGATCTTGAATTCCAAGAaggatttgttttattgttattgctgGACGCCAATCCTTTTCTTCATCAAGAAGTGACAAACAAACTGTGCCTGAAGGGTACACATTGGGATGAAACAGTGGTGGTTCAAATTTGCATTTTGGTGGACTGGATGGATAATCATCTTTAAAAATCATACGCAATTTATACAATCCACCTTCCCATGGTGTCTGCAAAGCAAaagtaatgaataaattatattatgaaacatattcatattaaaagtaacattatacacaattattaCTACATGTTAAACTGTACACAGTAAAAACACATAAACAATAATCAGTaaacaatattagtaattttatttggaaataaataaattgaataacattACATAGAAATTTGTTGCTCTATAtctaaattatactatatctaATAGAGATAACTTTGTATAAGAATAAACTTATCTAGAAACCTTAAAAAAGGCACTTCTTAAAGctcaaagataaataaattaaattaaaaaaaacattgtccaGAAATCTTTAACATACTAACCCCTTTTTTACCAGGAATTGCACATTCCCAAGTCATAAGATTTAAAGATCCATCAGGATTTTTCATCGGTCTCGCAACGAAGCCctaaaacaacaacaaatctattaaaaatgagAAGTCAAACGTAAGTAATATTCAGCAAAGGACATGACTTACAAAGGGATGGTCCTTGCGCCAAGCTTTTCTCTCTTCGGCTAAACGTGCGCTGGCTATGCCCGACATTATCTGTAAAAAcgatatattatagaataaaattttatacaaaatatattttacgatataacaatttcatattataCACGTACAAATTCTAGGaaacaaatatgaaaaataaattatacagcgCGAATAAAAGCGTCCCACGATGCGTCAAGTACTActccacagataaaaaatatttatttagcaaaaGAAAAAGCTAACATCAGAATCAGTGACaatgaatcaattttatttaaaataaaaattaaaataacaagaactaaatatacaatagtaacatatatatatatatatatatcgaataaaTTGACCTTCAACAccttattttgaaattgaatctacttttaaatgtaaaataatgtataaactaATTAAGCACTATTTTAAGCGAAAATTCTACTTggtaaaaatcaatcaaagaaaTACCTgctttattctaaaaaaaatagattgctGTTTAATCCTCCACGTGGCTACACGCTGGGCAAGATCCCTTTTGCTTCTTCACTGAACCACTTCGCCTATAAAAGTATTTACGATGCTTaaagtcaatttatataaaaatgcaaaaaagaaATCCAGGAAAGATTGCTGATATTACAAATTCGTggcattttgtttaaaaatatatgtcatattTATAGTCTTCGCATCTAGTCTACGCAacttaacatatatgtataatatgttgtaCATATACTTGTACATTATGACAAGACAGACTGACAGtaacaaaagtaattattgttttggtTTAAGAAAATGCAAATAGTCgtgttaactttaaatattatttagaaacgcCTCATAGacactttaatttttgtttattattataaattatatagaacattttttaaatagcgaTAAACAGACCATTTCATTTCTAATTATGcaatccaaaaatataattagcaatgctaatttgaaagaaatatattaattgtaaaggATACTTATGTACtcactttatttaaagaatactcaattttatattatattttttcacaaattaaataacCGCTACTGGTCCTTGCTTTTCAAACGTATTTAAGCCATATGACTTAATTGGACTATACTTGGATTGGTGGTAAATTTCTACTTCAATAGGATATAAAAAGTTAACATTCGATTAATTTATAGGGACGtttcatttctattttatataaatatatttatgtgagaGCAGAATATGTAATAGTATGTGATATAAATTTCAGTAAATATGGGTTAATAATCGTGTAGGTATCTCTAGAAAAAATCacttaatctatttatattcatggaaattatataatgttgtttaagaattaaatttccaacatcattaattttaaacacaacaatacatatcaaatatttatatccgAGATTCGTAATTTGAAAACAGTGTATATGTCTTTACATAGTTAGTTAAAAGTAATCGattgtaattttacaagtaatattgtagatattatattttgatcaaCACGGATAATGCAGGTAcagaattttcaataaatataaattacggttgataatttgtaattattatgatttacatatattacgATACAAATAGGTATCTTAATATTCATCcacgaaatttattttaaccctACAatgcatgattttttttaatcgtgtcaaagaaatatatttgtttctatataatGTCTAgacatgataaataataataataataacaattaaaattcattgattttgtagatatttattttttcaattctgTTCCATATGTGGTACAGTATGCATTAACACTCATATTTGGCTCTTAATTAGGGACAATgaacataatcatttatttagttttacaatAAGAATAGCTCTACTtgtgaatgaaatttattaaaacaatttatgtctttgtattgttgtcttgcaaaataatttatacgctTGGTATCTCAGAATAGTTATACATGCTAGGCGAACTACTATATTTCCACTTGAGCCCAAGTCAGGCTCATTAGTATGTCTCAAGTCAGAATTACCTTCCATTTCAGAGTATATCTCGAAGTCGTATGCCATGCCTCTATCGTCACATAGCACGAGGAGCTTATATCCCCATTTGTGCGGTTTATTGAGAAGATATAGACGTAGGAAATTTGCAGTTTTCGTTATGTACAACACTTCGTCCAGTTATAATATCTCCCTCTCCAGTATATTCtggcatttttttaaagttttgattATTGGTCTTATTTTGTGGAGACGATCATGTCCTGGTTGACCTGATAGTACTTGCAAGAAGTTGTCGTTAAAGTGGAAGAATCGTCTTATCTTCTCAAAATGATTCACGGTCATAGTCTCTCTTACTATACGTAACTCAGATTCCCAGTAAGTACATCCGTATTTTAGATAATGGAACAATGCTCATGCGCAAACATATACCTAAAAGCTTTTTAATTCGTATGTGGTGATATAGAACCGTTTAGATGGGTCTTTTTGAATGCTGAATTTATGAATTTCTTCAACTATGTGATTTAGTAGGCCATTACAATGGAGTATTCAAATTTGTGATTGGTGgctcttaatttgtatttaaagaaaattgggGATGTTGTCTGACCTGGTGGCTGCTGTAAAGATTTCTTTttccaaattaatttttttcttttatcagtAGTTACATTATTCGAAATTCGATTTCTTATAACTGGCATAGTGAAAGAACTTCTACTTTGGCGTGATGACGTCCTTGGCCCTGAAATGCTGGTTTGAGGATTTGTTAATTCTTCATTCACATTGTCGACGAGGGTAGTACCACAATTAGTAGAAGAAAATTGTGCATATCTGGTAGACGCAATATCATTTTTGAGTCACTATCTTTATTCATTTGGTTCAAGCTTTCTCTGATTCTCCCCACGTCATCATCACTTTCCGCACTCGAAAAGTCTTGACCGTCTTCACTCTCTGACGATATATCTAAATAACGCACAATCAACACGATAGACAATACCTTACGTGCCCATAATCTGCAATAAAATCCAACCGAAACAAAATGTTAGAAGTGAACTAATGCATGGTGTACCATATCTggaacatttaaataagttgatattttagaacataaaacagtaatattttaaaaaaataccttcgtTTCATATACACTATTtccaatgtaattttttttctgcttctatatattcaaaaaactatttattttttaaatattttttttacgtaaaccGCGAATTCGTGTCGTCCTTCAAATTTTGTACGAATCACAATATCAATCGATAGCTAATACCATTTGGTGACACTTGCCATTACTAAAGCGTTGCTaagtttttaaagattattttgccGGTTGACATATTACGCTAGGCGTCTTAAAACGAACAGTAgacttaattattttgattataccaGATATGGTACATTATGTAATGTAGGGTTAAGAGGTGTAGCAGGAAGGGTATTACATACTATACTTTAtagcaaaaatataatcaatcttttacaatttacataataacgtaattattgtaattgctTTATTAggattattttcttttgtatgCCAGTATTACTAGTAATTACCACctcattaaaatatgaatttgacTGTAAAGTTCGTAAAgaagtatgaaataaaatatttcaaaaaaaaaaacaagaataagTGATGACAATGTGATTATCATACCACATGCCTTTTTTTAGGTTTCATAATGATCCTAGCGTCAAAGAAATATGGGTTGATGCAACGGGTAGTATTAACTGGATGCCATCTAAATTAAACACTATTTGTTCTGAACATTTTTTAGAAGACGATTTTCTCATATCTAATAAAGGATATAGATACACAAAACCTACAGCGTTTCCATCTATAAAAATCGTTAAGTTTTATAAtcaagtaagtattttatttattacttaaaaataaggATTAGAAATACGTAATGTTATACGATATTAATCCGGTTGTATACGATTACGATTAGCAGAATAAAAGCAGCAAAATTtagtgaatatatatacacTGAACAGAAAATTTAAAGCAAGTTGTTTAaatttgtagttattttttgtttaaataataatactgtctTTTCTGTTTCGTGCTCAAAACGGATTCAAAAAATTCTACTCTGTATTTTCTAAACCATTTTTTAACCCATTCGcgtaattctaaaaaaatacgattttgaattgtatgaaatataatattattaatataaactcacCAAATACCACGATATTGTTTTTAGGCTATTCGTATAATTTAAGAAAGCTAAGAAGGAATTTTATTTGGTTGTGTTTTTCTTAGAAAGAAGGGGCCTTGGCGgcgagttttattttaatataaaaggatCCATCTCATATAGTCCCAaccagtatatatgtattatctatggtCCCAACTTACTCaggaataaatatatgtttgttgtACAAATAATTACTATAGATTAAGTTGAATGATAATGATTATCTGACGCGCATCAAAGATAACTGGTCGTTTTAGCTACCaagtacatattattgtaaaataaattataaaacctttttttcacAATTATTGAAAGTAATAATGATAATGGTTTCACTTATTTGCGTAGAAAGAAATTCTGAAAATCGTATCGAATTTCACAATTACATACTTTCAtcgttctaaaataaaataaaataaaggaaaaattactatataaattatgatatggTACCCTAATTCATATACGGGTACGCCACAGTTTATGTCACGATAAACGATCCCGTGGCGTACCTACACTTTATCGGAAAGAGTAGGTTTTTAGTGGGTAGCAATCATCCCCCACTTAcgtatttgataatatatatattaaaaaaggtcTTCTtagggtttaaaaaataaatgttttcattttataaatataaatatttaaaaaaatacatatcttgTATTATGAAAACTTGTATCCTTACAATATTACTACCAaaacaatagaataataattattattattttattatacaaaaactgtTTCATAACTTTAATGGAACTGAATTGATACCTTTTATATCAATTTCATCATGTCTACAATGCTTTTACCAGTTACTTTTCAAAAATGATTAATCAATcacataaaacattattaatacctattaaaacttaaatacggATAATTTCGGTAAAATATGTCGGCATAATTATACCTTCGGCATATTTTGTCGTCAATATCGTGACAGTAAGTCTGTTACGTTATGCCAGACAAGTTCTTTTTTTCTATTGGTCTGTAATCACATCTTGCTCATCTCCTATTGgttgtatttgaaaattttgaaatCAAGAACAAGGAATGTCGGCCATTACTAGAGGCTAGTGTGGTATTGTCGGCATTCCTTTTTTTTCACCATATAGCATTTGATGCTTGCTTTAGTTGTTCCGTTTTGCGTTCGTTCTACGAGGgtaatttatagaataaaaaaaatattattttgacattgtTTTGGTAGGTAAGTGAAAAAGTGGTTATTAcaagtgaataaaataaatatattaaagttatattttttttaaaataatcatcgtAATTCATTGCAATCGCAGCATAATGAGAACGATGAAAGTCAATAAGCGTCGATTTGTGTTATGTGTCACTGAAGCTTgtgttttaaattcttaatattataagcgttattaataaaaaaataagcaataatgTTTATGAAGAAGTTAATGACTAACTTATTTAAAGATTGAATTATTACgtgaaaagtatttaatttgtgttggATGTGCCTAAAAAGTGAATATAGCATTTGGCGGGAATCTGCGTTTAATTTaggttataaataatagatagtttaattaaaatgataattgtatCACTCCTAGATTTCTTTTACAATGACGACTATGGAAGAAGGAGAATCTACTACGGAAGAAATACCGTCGGGAAATCCGgacgatttaacaaaaaatcctACAGCTCTAAAAGGTATATagttattaatcaaattatttttgaatatacatCAATTTTtcttatgattatttaattttctgttcTATTACTTAGAGGCACATGAACAAATGGCTACCCTTGATGTTTTGGTATGTGGACAATGCCATTCAGCATTCCATTTTATTGAAGAGTTTAAAgatcacaaaaatactaataattgcaCTGGTAAATCGCCAGTACGGGACAGTGTAagtgaaattttattgttttctttcaaTTCAGAATGATTAGATTAACTAATGTTAGTAGTTCATTATCAAACTTGTATTACTAATGTGGAAAAGTGAACAGCATATcagtataaacatttttatgtgtatattttaattaaaacaataatttgataatttcagaattttaacatattttccaAGCTACTCTTACATTAGCACTTGCCGGAAATTAGCGGGTAGCCTGCATAACATAACACTAAACACTACTGAAAAATCTTATcagttgttaaaattattaaactatttatattgattatcttaaaatgttattaatatgtatacatagctgcaatataaatattgtgtaagctattgtaatttcaaaatattaaaataatttccttgTAAATTAAGTAGAAATGTGTCTATGCTCATATGTATTGTATTGTCACCTGGctcctttatatttttaatcataattttaaagagatattcatatattaaatttttacttgtAGAATGAAAGTAAATCACAAGTATGGGCTTTTCTGCTATGGAAGTGCTCATCAGTTCGAGATGGGTCTACTTCAAATGCTGACAACAGCTGGAAGTTGTATCAACAATGGTGCAGGATGCCAGAAGCTCAAAGAACGGCATGGATAACAGCTGGATCAAATGTACAATCTCTGTCGAAATTTGCGCATGCTAAAGTTGTAAGTatagcaatttaaaataaattattaatactgttTGTATAATTGatgccatataaataaatttaatattaattaacagaaAAGACATTTTATGCATCATTACAACTTTTTCTACACTATATgatcacaataaaatatgaatagttaatttattctCATAGATGGAATTGAAGGCTGAAGATCAGTTAGTTCCTGTGCAAACAGCAGCTCCTGAAGTGAAAAAACGTGGTAGACCCAGGAAAATCGTCAAAgtggtttgtatttattttaaaaatataattaatgaagaGAAACAAGAGATATGGTACAAGAACTGTAATTGTAAACTGTAAAGTATAGCACAAGaaacatttttagttatatgataatatattaaaactattttgaatataaCTCTATTAATGGataagttgaatttattttatttctcaatattGGTATGGACATTTGaataactatttgttttataacaattatatattcaagCTGTGTCTATTTGATATGTCATAAAACTTTCAGGAGGATACCGAGGCTCAACCATCTGGGGAAGAGAGTGATGATGTTAAAGCAACTCCAGCCCAGAAAGCTCTCCTCAATAAGATGTCAATATCTAATGCTAATAGATCAagagtatgtttatttaattaatacatttttaagttcttaaatttgtttaaaactaaattaacaattataatataactagtacaaaacaaattgtatgtatgaatgagATCTGTAAAGGTAACAAAATTATCAATAGCCAACTAGCACAGCAATGTTGTTTTGCTAAAATTGTACAAAagccaatatattatattggataATTATTCTTCTCGTTAGGAATTGTCGTCAGACTCGGTGCGAAACGCGCAGGAGCGCGTGCCGGCGGAGGAGCGCATCGCGCGGCGCTCGGAGCGCGAGGGCGGTGCGGGCGCGGAGGCGGGCGAGTACGTCGTCGAGAAGATACTCGCCAAACGCTTCAACCCGCGCCGCAAGCACTACGAGTACCTGCTCAAGTGGGAGGGATACCCTCAGTGAGTGAAATATGAATAgtgatcatttttattattttaatagactcTAACAAAGaccatagtatttttttttaatgatgatgaaactcaaaattacttttattcttAGTGAACAGAACACATGGGAGCCAGTAGAAAATATG belongs to Vanessa tameamea isolate UH-Manoa-2023 chromosome 13, ilVanTame1 primary haplotype, whole genome shotgun sequence and includes:
- the LOC113397991 gene encoding SUMO-conjugating enzyme UBC9-A — its product is MSGIASARLAEERKAWRKDHPFGFVARPMKNPDGSLNLMTWECAIPGKKGTPWEGGLYKLRMIFKDDYPSSPPKCKFEPPLFHPNVYPSGTVCLSLLDEEKDWRPAITIKQILLGIQDLLNEPNVKDPAQAEAYTIYCQNRLEYDKRVRAQARAMAATE